A segment of the Lycium ferocissimum isolate CSIRO_LF1 chromosome 10, AGI_CSIRO_Lferr_CH_V1, whole genome shotgun sequence genome:
TTGCAGTTCCTCTCAAGGCTAAAGGTTAGTTCTTGATAGTTACGTTTATGTCAGAACACGATAACTCTGATACTGGTATTACTGCTTATTATTACTGTCTATTATTACTGATGCTTTTTCATCTCTCCTTGTGCTGGGGGTCGTAAACAGCCTCCACCCCGtcaaaaggtaggggtaaggtttgcatacactctaccctccccagaccccacctggtgggattatactgggtatgttgttgttggtttaatttagggaaaagggccaaaaatacccctctactttggaaaaagggctaaaaatatcctccgaacttattttgggtcaaaaatacccctctcatccttaaagttttcaaatatacccctgtcttgacggaaattatccccccaAATAACCCGAAATCCTTTTTTAAACCTGCTCTATCATTTAAAcgcgacccaactaaataataacccataagatccccttattcccccaatcgtaggtatgaagtttgagggaattggagAATAAAgaggatcttatgggttattatttagttggttcgggtttaaaaaatgatttcgggttattttgggggataatttccgttaagacaggggtatatttgaaaactttaaggacgggaggggtatttttgacccaaaataagtttagaggatatttttagctctttttccaaagtagcggggtatttttgacccttttccctttaatttatTAACAAGTAAAAACGGCCAATCTGACCATTCCTTGAATTTTACTCATTGCCCCTTGCAAGACATTGCTGGGTCAAGTTGAGCTAGGTGACCGTAAAGAATGgatcttgggcctaactcaaccccaaaagctagctcatgaggggaAGATTACCCAGGTCCAGATAAGGAGTCCAAACACCCAACACACAACCGAGGTGGGGTGTTGAAGAGTCCGGCATTGGATGAAAAAGGGATGGGTGGTCTCTTTATATGGACTTGGACAATCATCCcgtcatgagctagcttttggggatGAGTTAGACCCAAGATCCATTTGTTTACATGGTATCAAAGGCAGGCCTATCCCAATTCTTTGTTCACCGATGTTGGGCCCCCATATTATATTGTCCACGCTCCAGTTAACGAGGTCTGGGCATGCGGGGGAGTGTTAAGAGTCCCACATCGGATATAAGGGATGGGTCattggtctccttatatggacttggacaatcctcccctcataagctagcttctggggttgagttaggcccaagatcCTTTCTTTACAGTGACATTGCTCCATCAATATTGCTTTTTTCTGAGTCAAAAACTTTAGACTAAAGTTATTTTCTTAGCAGAAGTGGTATTCAAGCTGAGTTTTGACATGGGACAAATATTTGGGTTTCCTACGGAACACCACGTACATTCTTTCCGGTTCTATCTTTCTCTATTTTGTTgtgttttctttcattttcctgGCAACTTGGGGAGTGTGGAGTGGAATAAGCAGTTGAGCACTGTTTTATTGTTCCACCTAAAATGAAAACAATGAGAGGAttaacctccaagttcaagttaATTTCTCGAGAAATGATAATCTGAATCTAACATCATAAGTTTCTGCAGCAAATTGGCACTCTGGAAATGTAAGAAGAGAAGCCTATGCAACTATTCTCCACTCAGCAAATTTTTATGTGTGTGGGGCCATAGCTGCAGCTCAGAGTATCCGCATGGCAGGTTCAACAAGAGATCTTGTGATACTTGTTGATGAAACTATCAGTGACTATCACAGGGGTGGTTTGGAGGCTGCCGGTTGGAAGATCCACACGATAAAGAGAATAAGGAATCCTAAAGCTGAACAAGATGCATACAATGAGTGGAACTATAGCAAATTTCGCCTCTGGCAGCTGACAGATTATGACAAAATCATCTTCATTGATGCGGATTTGTTAATACTGAGAAATATTGATTTTCTCTTTGAGATGCCTGAAATAACCGCAATAGGAAATAATGCCACCCTTTTTAATTCAGGTGTGATGGTCGTTGAACCATCAAATTGCACATTTCAGTTGTTGATGGATCATATCAATGAGATTGAATCTTACAATGGTGGGGATCAGGGGTATCTGAACGAAATCTTCACCTGGTGGCATAGGATCCCGAAACACATGAACTTTTTGAAACATTATTGGGAAGGTGATGAGGAGGAGAAGAAGCAAATGAAAACACGTCTTTTTGGTGCTGATCCTCCAATTCTCTATGTCATACACTACTTAGGTTTGAAACCTTGGTTATGCTTCAGAGATTACGATTGCAACTGGAATGTGGAAAAGTTGCAGGAATTTGCAAGTGATGTGGCACATAGGACGTGGTGGAAGGTCCACGATGCCATGCCGGataacttgcataaatattGTTTGCTTAGGTCTAAACAGAAGGCTGCACTGGAGTGGGATCGAAGAGAAGCTGAGAAAGCTAACTATTCAGATGGCCATTGGAAGATCAAAATAAAGGACCCACGCTTGCAGACTTGTTTTGAAGATTTTTGCTTCTGGGAAAGCATGTTATGGCACTGGGGCGAAACGAACTGGACAGAAAATGCCACAGCTTCTCCAACACCTCCCAAGGTCAATACTGCTGCGCTTTCTTCGTTGTAACTAGGAGGTTCCATTACTATACCTTGCTACTTCTGTAAGTAATACAGAATCACAGCTTGAATGTCAACCAATGCCATAAGTATAAATGGTATTAACACTTGCCCCGCCCTCGAATATAGTCTGTTCTGCAGTTGTGTTACTTCAATTGTTTGACATCTTGTCTTGTTACCTATACAACTGTTTTCTCTTGACCAAATGGGGGTGGCTTCATGAGTTGGTTTTTCTCCAACTATCTTATTACTTAAGTTAGAAGGGAGGCTTGAAGTACAACAAAATTGTCTCCGTGAAACCTATCTATAAGTCACAGATTCGTGCCATGGAAGTTGCTCGCGTCAGGGTAGGCTGCCTACATTACACCCCCTTGGGTTGTGCCCCTTTCCCGGACCTCGTGTAAATGTGGGATTCTTGGCTGTCTTTTTCCTGTTTTTCTTGGATTGGTAAAGGGTATTGTATTAAATTGCCGCAAAATGCTGCAAAAAGGAGTCACTGTCTCATCGAGAATCTGTCTGTTTTGAGGCACCATATCATTGTTGTATTGAGAGTAGTAACGAAGTAAACTCGCattatttatgaaatttattGATTATAGAAAGCCCAATGtttcatttcttttctatatccccctttttcatcatttatGAACAACTTTTTCCTGCATGGGGTGGTGGTGTCTAAAG
Coding sequences within it:
- the LOC132033955 gene encoding putative UDP-glucuronate:xylan alpha-glucuronosyltransferase 3 translates to MRSLAGAAPSPIEPRQRLSVSTEETSKRRFLRSKVFRDGERGLHSPTKNRNFSCKFPTIKLILGVFALVAIWSLWHSPSIYNTEYISSSGARAALVHRELSDHSSADQRYTSLLDIDWDQISHVLEKLSDRHEYQGVGILNFNDSEIDQWKELLPDAEHVILNLDHVQNNITWETLYPEWIDEEEEFEVPTCPSIPKIQFPGKPRIDLIVVKLPCKNSKDWYRDVARFHLQLAAARLAASNKGYHPIHVLLVTEHFPTPNLFTCKELVVREGNAWLYEPNLNTLREKLHLPVGSCELAVPLKAKANWHSGNVRREAYATILHSANFYVCGAIAAAQSIRMAGSTRDLVILVDETISDYHRGGLEAAGWKIHTIKRIRNPKAEQDAYNEWNYSKFRLWQLTDYDKIIFIDADLLILRNIDFLFEMPEITAIGNNATLFNSGVMVVEPSNCTFQLLMDHINEIESYNGGDQGYLNEIFTWWHRIPKHMNFLKHYWEGDEEEKKQMKTRLFGADPPILYVIHYLGLKPWLCFRDYDCNWNVEKLQEFASDVAHRTWWKVHDAMPDNLHKYCLLRSKQKAALEWDRREAEKANYSDGHWKIKIKDPRLQTCFEDFCFWESMLWHWGETNWTENATASPTPPKVNTAALSSL